The segment AGCCTGTCATGGGTTGGCGGGGATGCCCCCTGCTCTCCCTACCCCCCCGGTGGTCGATCCAAAAAATGACACATTGATGCCGGAGGGCGAGCTAGCTGGGAACCCCCCGGATGGCTCGTTTGACCAGAGCTTCTATCTGGTCCCAGCGTCTTCGCAGAGTTGCGCGCTGGGCGTCGTCTCCGACTGTGACGGCTCGAATGGCGCTCTTGACGTCGCGTATCTCGTCCAGGAAGCGTGTCAAGACGGCCGCAAGCACGCGCTCTTTCTGAGGCTTGCCCTGCCGTCCTCCATTCGCCGCCCTCTGCGGCAGCTCGCCGGGAAAGTGACGCGCCAGGATATCCAGCGCGCCGTCGGGCAGATGCCACTGCTCGCCCGGCCCAACAACACACTCGTCAAAGCCCCGGGCCCGAAGCTCCGCCTGCTGCTCCGCGTCCAGCCCCGACAGGACAAAGGCGCCGAGATCAACCGTATCCCACGGGTTGTCGTCGAGCAGGAACCCGTACTCGGCCAGCAAGAAGTCGTTGGAGTGCTCGCCGTAGGAGAGGAAGACCTCGTCGCCCCTCGCGCAGGCCAGCGTCGCTGTCACCGTGTACGCCTCGGGCGAGAAGGCCACGGCGCACCCCGGCACGCCCGCGTGGTTGAACATGTCGGCCACGGGCAGCAGCGCGAGCCGGTCCTCCCACGGGTACCCCAGCGTGGCGTCGGTCTCGTGGTAAAAGGCCCGCGTGCCGACGACGAACCAGCAGCGCAGGTAGGCGTCCCGCGCGACGCCGGGGAAGCCCTCGTGGAAGGCGGCCCAGTCGCGCTCCAGCGCCGTCTCCTGCCGGGCCACGAGCCTCCGCGCCTCCGCGGGCAGCAGGTCCCGGAGCCGGGGGTGCCAGAAGAGGGGCGTCGTCGCGGCGAAGCTCTGCAGCGAGGGCATGGCGTCTCTGCGGAGGGCCGTCTCGGCGTCGCTGCCGGCCGCGAGCTGTGCGGCCAGCAGGCCGTGGATGGACGCCGACGGCAgtctggaggagatggaggcgggCACCGAGTCGAGCCTGAGGATGGCCCCGGCGGGAATCGTCATGAGCACCTGGCCTGCCTGTGGGAAGCGGATTAGACGGCCGCGCTGGGAGGCTTGACGGTGTGCGCAGACGGAACCTTGATTGACCGCGTTGCCACGGCGCCGATTCCACGGCCGGGCATCTGCTGCGGCGCGATGCCGTCGAGCTCGACGCCCCGGGTGCGTGCCCAGCTGATCAGGGGCCCGAGGCTTTCCATTTCCACACGCTGTCGCTGGGACAATCTCGGCGCTGGTAGGGTCGAGGTTGGATGCGAGGTGCAGACCGGGACGGGACGGGAGCAAGAAACTCTAGAGTCTAGAGTCTAGAGTCTACACACGCGCGAGTTGCAAGACTCGCGCCAATTGGCCAATCGTTGGCCCGCATCGCATCGGCTCGTTGGCGAGATTGGCGAAAGTGGGGATGCGGGACCGTCCCGAGATTCATCAACCCCATCAACGACTCGCGATTTCAGCCTCATTTACCAACAAGACTACATACACAGCAGCACCCCATTCGGCGACACCGACTGCATCTACttggcagcgacggcagcaATCTCATTCACAGGCGCCAGCGGCCTCCCTGTCCGAAAAAAGGCCCGCAGGTTCTCCAAACACTCCCTCTCTCCCCTCCTAAACGCCTCCGTCGTCACGGCCCCCATGTGCGGCTGGCAAATGACCCTGTCGCTGGTCCTAAAGTAGTCGTTGATGTCCGGCTCGTTGACAAACACATCCAGCCCCGCGCGCGTGATCTTGCCGCTCTCCAGCCCCTGGATGAGCGCCTCCTCGTCCACAATGGCACCACGCGCCGTGTTGACCAGAAAGGCGCCGTCCCTCATCAGCCCGACCTCCCTGTGGGAAATGAGATTCGTCGTGGCCTCAGTCAGCGGACAGTTGACGGACACCACGTCCGACTCGGACAGGAGCCGCTCGAGCGTGGGGCAGTAGGTCGCGGCGTGCCTggcctcctcggcgggcgccagccggcggcggctgtAGTACCGCACGGGCATGTTGaaggccgccgccttgcGGGCGAGGTGCTTGCCGATGGTGCccatgccgacgatgcccaGGGTCGAGCCGGACGGGTCGCGCGCGGGCACGAGGCCGGCCTTCCACGAGCCCGACCGGGCGCCTCGCTCGGCGCGGTGCGCGTCCCGGAGCACCGCCAGCGTcaggaacatggccatgtcggccgtcgcctcggccacggcgtcgcGCGTGTTGCAGAACCACATGCCGCTGCGCGTCATCCAGTCGACGTCGAACTCGTCGTGgcccgccgacgccgacgcgaTGATCTTGCAGCTGGGCGCCAGCGGGCCCAGGAGCTCCTCGTCAAACGGCTCGAACTCGCTGGTCCCCACGCGGATGATGAAGGCGTCTATCGGGCCGTTCTGCGCCACGTCCTGCGGTAGTTTGGCGAGTGCTTCCTGGCGGTTTTGAGCGTCGAGGACCTGCGCATGTTAGGACGTGCAGTCTTGCCTTGGCTCTGTTCGAACAAGGGACAAGGTGTACGGAATACTCAAACTCGTGCTGGTAGTCGGCGACAAAGTCTTGGATGTGGTACTCTCTGGACCCCATGATGACCAGCCGAGGCTTTCTGGTTGCAGGTGCCATGGTTGGCTGCTGTTGTGAAGAATGCACGACAGGGAGACAAACACATGGGTAATGTGTGATGTTTCCAAGTAACTGGCACGGCAGAGCGGTGCGGCCTCACTGCAGGTTGACGGAAGCCGTGTAGAGCATCTGTGTTTGCTGACGCGAGGGGAAGATGCGCCTCCGAGCCGGCCGTGGCTCATGATGGTGGGGACGGGACGCAGACCCCCACCTGCCGCATGTAACAAGTGGTTATAGAATCTCTTTATCGGATTGTTTGGATGGAAAGTGCAAAACATACCAGCTGCGTAGGCCATGCCACCATTTGGACCTTAGTCGAGTATATCGCGGCAAAGGTAATTGAACTGCTAGAAAAACACTCACCTGGACTTGACTTCGGGCCTGCAAATACACCCCGACGCAAGAAGCAGGTCTCCATTCCGGGGGTCCGACGAATCACGGATCCATCCGGCCCCGATATCGCCGGTGTCGTGACAATCTTGGCGTCCGCCGACCACCGGCCTGTGACGCGGCCAATTGATGGTGCTCCGTGTACCTCATTAGTTCACACTAGCCTAAGTCAAGGAGGCGAGGGCTTAGTGGCCGCAGCCTCTTGTCCGTTCGCACAAGCGCTGCATGTAAAAGACGGAAATTCTCCGTTCTGTCCATCACTGGTTTCGACGACGGCTCCGAAAGAATGAGAATAAGCCCAACATatcgtcaccaccatctctTCCTCAATCGGGACGATCCGTGCACAACCCCTGTctacatcttcttcatctccctgAAACTTATCTCTCGATACCTTGATGTCGACATCTGCCTGTGTGCTCCGTATCGCTTCTCCACATCCCACCGGTGACGAGCCGGCGCCCGAAACCGGCATGCTTGTAAGCTGTTGCATACGTGATGCATCATGAGCCGACATGTCGCGTGTATCATCGGCTGCGTCCGCGTATAAAGAGGCTGGGATCCCACTCCGAGTGCCTCCACCTGTCATCCAGATACCTGAACCAATGGACCAACTCACATACAAAACACAAACTGATaccaccgccgccttgcATGAGCAACAAACCCCAGCTGCATAAGCACAAGCACCCGTAATCATGCCCGCCAATGTTATCCAAGACTCCTTCGTGGACCCGGACGACCTTCGAACATGCTTCACCctggccatgtcgtccatGTACAAATCCGAAGTCCCCCTTTACGGGGATCTCGTCCGCATCGTCTCCGACGTCAACCAGGAGACGCTACAGTCACGCCTCGATCCAA is part of the Metarhizium brunneum chromosome 4, complete sequence genome and harbors:
- the set11_0 gene encoding Ribosomal lysine N-methyltransferase set11, which produces MESLGPLISWARTRGVELDGIAPQQMPGRGIGAVATRSIKAGQVLMTIPAGAILRLDSVPASISSRLPSASIHGLLAAQLAAGSDAETALRRDAMPSLQSFAATTPLFWHPRLRDLLPAEARRLVARQETALERDWAAFHEGFPGVARDAYLRCWFVVGTRAFYHETDATLGYPWEDRLALLPVADMFNHAGVPGCAVAFSPEAYTVTATLACARGDEVFLSYGEHSNDFLLAEYGFLLDDNPWDTVDLGAFVLSGLDAEQQAELRARGFDECVVGPGEQWHLPDGALDILARHFPGELPQRAANGGRQGKPQKERVLAAVLTRFLDEIRDVKSAIRAVTVGDDAQRATLRRRWDQIEALVKRAIRGVPS